The Xiphophorus couchianus chromosome 18, X_couchianus-1.0, whole genome shotgun sequence DNA window gtacctgtggcacatctaaaaagtGTAGttctgcggccctcgaggacaggagtttgagacccctgcgtAACTCCTACAGctacataaatattttgtggCCCACCTGGGGTATTCCCACTTTCTTCAAGATGTCAGTCAGAAAGGACAGAATCTGCATGTAGCAGAAGCTGTCATAATCCTGTATCCTCAAGAAAGAGACATACCCGCTGACACCCAGATCTGCTCTAAAGACTGACTTGGCAGGTGGATCTGTTGAGGTTATCAACAACTCCTTTCATTGTTTTGGGTACACTAAAAGACAGGTTGGCAAACTCCCCTCCTCCCAGCCAGGTCAGAGCATTGTCTACCAGAGCAGGGCAGAGGGTCAGGTAGGTCTCATGGCTTTGGACCACGATTCTTCCTCGGCCGTACACAGAAGCAGCCATGAGGATGTGACCCTGGCTGTTGATCACTACAGGAAAGGCATCTCCTGTCAGCACCAAGTTACAAGGAACACTGGAATGCTGAAGGTCCACCTCCTGAATACCTCTTATCAGAGCCTTGTAGGCATCCTGAGGGTAAGACTGGGTTGACTCACTTGACATGTTGGGAGGAATCAACTCTCTGTAGTTTGGATGAAGATGGTAACGGATAAAATAAGTCATATCTTCATAACATTATGCACACCTTATACTCATCACAAAGCAAGAAAGACGTCTTTACCTTTGTGGGAATTTGGTATTCAAATAACGTTAACCTGCCCAGCAATTCTGCAACCAGTTcttcagaaagagaaagagtgGAAGTAAGGAGacagttattttattgtaaCTAAAGACAAAGCATGTAGGGAGGGTCTTGAGTCACCACCCAATCAACACAGAGGACAGAAAGCCTCTCCTTTTATAGATGTGTCTGCTGAGCTTGTTTCTTGTCAGTGTTCTGAGATTCCAGCTCTACAGAAGTGACAATGGCcatttgattacatttatgTATCAAGAATCTTTCTCATAAAATGCACGATTCAGGTTGATCTACTCTCCAAATGATCTCCAATTGCAAACTTCACTTGGCAGACTGAGGTGTGTTGCCCTTATCATCTTTGCATCAGGGGTATAGTGGTGTTGGCACCAGATGCTGAGATGTCCTTTGGTTGCCCTCGGGTGGTGGTGGACTAAGAAACATTGCACAACACTAGAATTTTAGGGTTTGGGATAATCCACCTTGTTGACCAAACCAATGAGcttcaatgttaaaaaaaaaccaaactaaagCTTGAAACACATCTTCCCATAACAGCTGAAGCATTTATATCTAAAAAGGGTGTGCcaacataatttaaattctatggattaaaaacaggaagtcatatGTGAACAGTGcatctggaaagtattcacagtgtttcacttttttgacattttatgttacGGCCTTATTCCACATTGCATTAAGTTAATCTCTTTCCAATAAATTCTACCCACATGCTGTGGGCTGTCCTGCTGAGCGATTAACTTGCCACTGCTTTTACCAAATTAAGTCCATTTGTAGAAACATCTCAAAGATGATCCATAAAAACAGATCAATTTTGAGTTTCAAACAAAGCTGCATATACTTGaatatgtgacttttttaaaattaatttacaaaatacTCAAAGCTTTTATTGTTATAACAGGCGTGTGTGTGGTATTTTGAAGAAAGATAATTTAATAAGTAATAAGGCTCTAATATAAAATGTGGAACATCTGAAGCGATGTGAATACTTTATGGAGGCACTGTATAAAGGCAGATGAGCAGATTTAGTAAAGCTATTTGGCCAAAAGATAAtgtcttggggaaaaaaagcaaacttcagactttgtttttctgcacagTTTTTCGCATAAACCAAGACTCAAAAGactttatccatccatccatccatccatccatccatcttcttccgcttatccgaggtcgggtcgcgggggtagcagcttcagaagggaggcccagacttccctctccccagccacttcttccagctcctccgggggaatcccgaggcgttcccaggccagccgagagacatagtccctccagcgtgtcctgggtcttccccggggcctcctcccggtgggacgtgcccggaacacctcaccagggaggcgtccaggaggcatcctgaccagatgcccaagccacctcaactggctcctctcgatgtgaaggagcagcggctctactctgagtccctcccggatgactgagcttctcaccctatctctaagggagagcccagccaccctacggagaaaacccatttcggccgcttgtatccgcgatctcgttctttcggtcatgacccaaagctcatgaccatagatgagggtgggaacgtagatcgaccggtaaatcgagagcctcgctttttggctcagctctctcttcaccacgacggaccggtacagcgcccgcttgacagcagacgctgcgccaatccgcctgtcgatctcccgctcccttcttcccccattcgtgaacaagatcccgagatacttaaactcctccacttggggcaggacacccaccctgacccggagaaggcactctacccttttccggctcaagaccatggcctcggatttggaggcactgatccccatcccggccgcttcacactcggctgcgaaccgatccagcgagagctgcagatcacgatctgatgaagccaaaaggaccacatcgtctgcgaaaagcagagatgagatcctgaggccaccaaatcggatcccctcaacaccttggctgcgcctagaaattctgtccatgaaagtgatgaacagaatcggtgacaaagggcagccctggcggagtccaactctcaccggaaacgagcccgacttactgccggcaatgcggaccagactctgacaccggtcatacagggacctgacagcccgtagtTTTTCGCATAAACCAAGACTCAAAAGACTTTAGGATGAGaaaaactaatcaattaatctgaGATAGTTATATTTGTTGTTACTGGTTGTGAACTCACTTTTGAGCTGGTTCTTGAAAAATAAGAACTTCAGCAAATTGGAACACGTAAAAACAAGCTGTGGTATTTTGCCACAGGGGCCAGAGTTCCCAAAAGCTTTTAAATACCAGTGAAGTATCGTCTTCCCATCCTTTGTAagtgattaatcaaataattctATGCTTTTTCCAGAGTGTAATTATTTCAGCCAATGCCaagaaacagcagctctgtCTTCTCACAAAACTCATCAATCACAACATTGGATAATAtcatgtatttgtgttttagtgACTATGAAGCAAATTTGGGATAGGCCTGTAATGCAATGCTGTGCAATGTACAAGCTAAGTCAGTTTGGTTAGTTCTCACCATCTGTCTTCTACACATCCCtacactttatttaaacagttatttcattattagtacatttattttattttttttgcaaagctttAAAACTTGTAAACTCACATTCTAGCAGCAAAATTTAGATTTCTACAGagatattaattaaaaacatgatatATAATAGAAGATCATCTGAGGATAATGCACTTCATCCAGTGGATACTAAAttagtttcatatttaaacatgtgttttgataattttttggTTCTTCATCATTCGAGTAGGAGCAGTGATTCCTTAATGTTCATAAATACAATATAACCTGCTGTATTTCTCTGTCCAATTGGTTTCAGAAGGTGAAAACAATTATGTTAGAGCTGTAAAAtctactatttttttttgtaattctctTGATTGTCCAGACAGAAGAATTAGAGCTTCCTTTTGTCCTCTGTTTTACTGTAATTAATTTGCTTTgtgcaaacatgttttttgcacaaagaaaaaacatgttgctaAGTTATGTTATATGATTTGATAATATATGATTCAGAAAAttatttgagtaaaacaaaacacagcattttagttaattaaaatAGAGATGTAAAGATGCAGTCAGGATGCCTTTCCACTGGAGTTATTGAGGGAAGAGTAAAcacttggaaatgttttatgacATGTCTGTGGATTGGCATCCAAAGCTAAATGAACATGAATAGACAAGCCTGGAAGGaaaaatatagacaaaaaaagcagaaatgtgtttCAACATGACCTCTAAGTTCTGAGACTCCACCTGAGAAACAGAGCATGCTTTTAGaacaaaaaaccctgaaatatCTGTGGCTCTATAAACCTCAgttacacacacataaaaaagaatTTCACTGAttaactttgcattatttggtcCATAATGATCCTTTTAACGCAAAAGtctattaaaatttaatttaaaaaagcccattaaaagtgtcaagagcaacaaaaatgcacacaaaaacatAGGAAATGAAACCAAACAACTGAGCAGGAGGTCAACTTTTTCTGCCTTCCTtgatatgcatttatttaattttcctttgagataaatgtttttgaattgaactgataTAAGCTAATATTAGCCCTGCAGCAGATATGGAGAAAGGAAAGACAGTAGAAAAGAAGTTCCTTGCTTCAAAGgttcaaaagtgtttttgttgttttattgatttttgccATGTAGCAGCTTTTTGGATACTGTAAACGGACACAAAAATTAAGTTCTTCCAGCAATGATTAACATGTAATATTGCAATAAGTAAAACAATATAATTCATACACAAAATCATATGTGCATCCTAATATCATTTGTGTAGAACATGAATACATAATCTATCTATATCCTATGAGCACATTGGtcttccatttgtttttttttatctaagaTACAATTACCCCTTGATGCCCCTTTCATAAAATCTTTGATGTCACATAGACCTAAATAACTCCTGAGATCCTTTGCCAAGGTGTGATGTGTGCAACTAATTCAAAGTaacaacaaagttttgcattacccatgtttttatattctgcTCTCCTCTTCCCTAGAATGCCAAATTAATAGGTAAAAAGTGCATGCAATATATATCCTTCTCTTtttaatgttataaataaaGGTGAAAATGCAGGAAAATCATCACAATTTGTAGCTAAATTACCCCAAACTACAGCTCGTCCAAATGAACTGGTCCTCATAACCACGTCAGTGCTCAGAAACAATAAGCTCTTTGCCATTCAGACCATTGGATGATCAGTCCACGCAGGCTGGATAGTTTCTGTTCAGTGGCTTGGTCGATAGGCCATCCCCAGGCTTGGAAGAATCCAGTCAGGTTCATGCTCACAGTCTGGGAGAACGTCTCTGCATACAGGTTCATCTTCCCTTTGTTGTCATTGGGAAAGTTGTTCATGTTGTGGTAGGCAGCAAACACTTTCTTAAAGGCATCCCAGCCAAATTTCTCCTGGAGCTACAAGAACAAACAGAGGCCTTTACTAAACCATTTAATAAGATTGAAACGTATGTAATGGGTTGATGATTTTTTTAGTaggttaaaacacattttttaacattctcTTACCTGCATGTATGTCTCCAGGGCCACCCACATGCTCCAGCTGCTGAGCTGCATGCCCCCTTGTATATAGTCCTTGGTTCGTTTATTTCGGTTTTCCAAAGTCATCGCTTCATGAGCCTGCAATAACCACAGTAAAACGAACTGTGTAGCAGAACTTTCTAATTAtagattaaatattaaaataggaGCTGTTTACAAAATTtgcttcacaaaaaaaagatttgttttaggTACTGTGTTGCTTTACCTTGTCCCGGTTGATCCCAAACACCACTTCATGCACATACACTGACCACAGGTTGCATGTGCACTCTGTGGTGTGTGGAGGGAACTCCCAGCAGCCTCGCTGTTGGTTGTGTCCGAGCTCATGGATGGCACCCCAAATGCCGTTGGTCTTCACATGGTTAACATCCACCAAACCAGTTGCAGAACACCTGTGTGCCATTATGGGATAACCTGCATGCATaaaacctgagcaaaaaataaaatccttatcAAAGCATGGAGTACTACAGCACTGCTTGGGAGATTCATCAGGACAAAGAATTAGGAAAATACCAACCGTGTGATATTTGAACGTCTGCTACAAAACGCTCTTTTCGTGGAAATTTGTGGGATTTGGCAGCCAGGTCAGCGATGGCCTTCGTGATGTCATTCCAGAGGTCTGCCAACTTATCGGGACGATCAAGACATCTGACGACATCAGAGGGTACAGTGAGGATGATGTTGTCAAACTCCAACTCCGCCCATGGTGAAGGAGCCGTACTCAACAACGACCATTCAGCTTGGGTCGTaacacctaaaaaaaattttaaaaaaaggcctATTAAAGCGTTTATAATAAGTAACACACTTCATTCATTCAATTTAGCAAAATTTTCTCAGAGGTTTGAGCTGGTATTGATATCATATCCAAGTTGTGGAGCTTTCTAGTTGCAAACCAGAAAAATAACGTGCGTCTTATTTCCTTTTGCTTTGGTGCCATCTTCTGTTAGCAGTAGGAGCTGATTTATACATTTATCTCCATTTTATGTGTTCAAAAACTAAAGGAACATTTGTGTCACAGCTGCAATATTGGATATTAAACCTGGGGCTGCTTGCCTTATGCCATTGTTCCCAGCTGAAATTCCGGTTGAGGGGAGCAATCTTATTGAATCCCAACAGGGAACCTGTGAAATATGACTACTAAGTACAAAGAAACTCAgcagaaacacataaaatgaaCTACCACATGGGGAGTGTAGTCTGGAACAGAAGACAATGACTGCCGATTATTAATAGGCTTTTGTTGTTGAccagaaaaagttaaataataagttaaatgtatatttagttGCTTAGtggcaaaagagaaaaagtcacAATAGAGACTCTAACTTATCCAAAATTGGATGagatttgtgaaaataaatggcTCTAGCAGAGTCAACCACCAGACCATCAGGTCCCCAGTGTGTGAAAGTAAGATGATCCTCAGGtaagaaatgttgttttcccttggcatttattttcatatttctctgTCAGTACAAAAAGCTCTGCTGATGTTcatcaaactttttattaagttaaaataaatttatttatctacCATAATTATGAGTTTCTATTTGAACTTCCCCCATCTTATGAAAAGCATTAGTTTAAGTAAATGTTGATGGAAAAGTAAGTGTAGACAAAATCACAGTTTGATGTGaagaaaagttaaacttttgGCTTTGTATATTAACCTCTGTTCAGCTTTACACAACCAAGGTAGAGCTTGCATTTATAAAGTAAACTATAAATGGACTTCCTCTAATAAACTGAGCttataaagttattttctaGTCTTACCAAccactcaaacattttctaaataaagccCCGCTCACAGCACGCAAACATCCAAACACAATTATGTAGATTGGTAGCCATCTTCTTTTACATTACCACTGTGATACAAAAAGTAATTTGCTACAGATGTAATTTACAGAAACACTGGGCTGAAAGCAGCACGCTTTTAAAACCTTGAGTGGGTTATTGGTCTGCTAGGTCTAAAAGGTATAACCCGGAAGAGGATCTCctgaattcattttattcactGGACAATTCACAGAAGActgtaaatctgatttttaagaACAAACTAAAGCCTTTGCCATCAGTACTTTTGTTTGGTAATTGATTTAAACCTCCAATGCCTGAGGTCAATGCTAAATCTGTAACTGAACACCTACTGACTACATCAGAATAGTCTTTGGTTTAGGCATCCCATAGTTCTTACCACCACACTCACCTGATTTATAATAGGGTGCAGGAACAGCTATCTGTACAAAAGCCTCTAACCCTTGTGCCTGTGTGTTGGATGGGGCCACAAGGTAAATGAGTCCTCCCCACAGGTTCGACACCTGGATCATCTCAGAGTTGACAGGAAAGCGTACGTGGACACATGGAGCTCTCTTCAACTCTGAGGCATTCAGACGATCTGTTTGACAGCCTATCTGAATCTGAGGGTATAACAAAGTACAAGTTAAAGCTTTGGGAGGATGTTTCATAGCTTCATTCAAGCCCCTCTCTTATTTTAGCATGAGCAAGGAATAATTGCAAGTATATGTGGAATAATGTCATATTAAATACTTCTGTGTTAATACAGCAACAGATTTTATGTAAAGTACCTGCCATCCTTTGTTGACGATATCTGCTGGTATGGCCACATATGTCTTCATACCAGGAGAAAGGTAGAGACCTGTGCTGATCCACTCCTCTCCTCctgataaacacacacaaacagaaaaggtcAATGTTACCCATATCCATTTTAGTgtttattaagaaattaaactTACATGCACTTTTCACagataaaatcaaaaaagggttttcaaaaaacaaaaaacacagcaaagaaaTTAGCTCATTTGACCATGTGAGTAATCTAGCTTTGCAATGGATAATGAATATATTGAACTGCAGTAATAAATACAAGATGGGATAAAAGACTGAACCAGCATCTCCATATCTGCTACCTCCTAACCTTCTGGTGTTTCACAGTACATCTGAAGTAATGCACAAAATTCTATAACATATTGAAGGTGGGTATACAGGACAGTAACACGATTTTCAAATTACCTCTGGAACAGGCCTCAGAGCATTAAATGTGATGGTTTGTGTTGTGAATTTATTACAGTCCACAAGGGGGTGCCACAAAACTCTGTGTTAGGTCTCCATCTATTTATTATTAGAATTTACTTTAACAATCTTGGTCTAACTTTGTCAGATGCAAACTTGTATCTTTTTGCTGATGAGACAGTCAACTGCAGGACAACTGTTGTCCAAGCTAGTGATTCCCTGCAGAGACAAgctttgttttctcaaaaaacaaaGCTGATCAAATTTAGATAATGAACTTGGGGAACTATCCATAaggaatttacaaaaaaaataataataataacacacaCCTGCTGTACTGACATCAATTTTGACCCTGTAATTGTGGACAACTGGCAACAGTGGATTGTCCTTGATGAGGTACGGCAGGAGGTCGTCTGGATGTGGGCAAACCTTGTAAACCTCTGCCCCAATGTTGAGCAGAAGGTGGTCTTTGGGATTTTTGACAGGGCATGTCTCATTCACCTTGGCagtggaaataataataaaaacaaaatattacatgaaACCGCTGGTCAGAGATGActttattcaagttttaaaatattttaagtgtgTTTGCTTCTACTCACCTGTGGCATGCCTGACTTTTTTAAGATGTCTGTGAGTGTTGCCACCACCTGAGAGTAGTGGCAGGAGTCATGagctttcattttcaagtaGGTAGAGCAGTCGCTGCCCAGCTTTTTGAGGAATTCCTCATCGTCTTTACTGAGTTCTTCCTGCACAGTTACATGCTTTGCAAAGCGGTGCAAAAGATGCCGGAAATGGTAGGTATCTTTGATGGCCCGACTGGGATCCAGAGCCTTATATGAGCCTGCTGGAATAGTTGAATCCAGCAGGCTCAACCCCATTTGGTTTAGTATTTTGTTCCCTGCAAAACATTCAATGGGTCAGAAGTATATGGGGCAACGCAAGACAAACAAGCAGCAATGCATACAATAACATAATACTGTTTTCGGACTTTGTGAAGGAGATCCTTATGGATGGAGAAAACCTCCAAACttcctgaaaaaagaaaactccacCACAGCTCAGCTAAGATATGGCTATGACTATTATAATATCTGCCATGAAACTTGCAATTCCACTACTGTCCTCATGGTGTCCTTATAACAAACTAAACCTTCTCTGACACAttggtttcaaaacaaaattgtaatCAATCAGTCATGATTAAGTTCTTGTCcaagtttcacaaacacaattcTTTGTCTTTTCAACAGTAATTTCACTGTAATTGAATGCAATTATTTCATCAGCCTCCAAACTTTaagttcttcttttttatgtctcagaattaatagattttaacattaaatgcatttaattagtTCTAAAGTCAAATTTGGTCCAGCCATCTATAAAACCCTACCTTTTGGAGTACCagacataaaatacaatatgaaatattttaaaaatgaccattTCCAGAGCAGATTCAGGATTTTGTCTGTCCTGTCCTCATAGCTGATTCATAATCTCAccctgaaaatgtttgaaaaatatgactTGCAATCTCAGTACATTTATCAGGGGAAAAATCtaaaggaaaggaaggaagaaacatttttactggaGCACTTTCATCATTTCTACCTTTTAGTTTTGTTAATCAGTGGCAATGCACGTTTAATTAGTAATCCATGACTCTGCTATCCTGTAATGACAATATAAAGTATTACAGGCCATGTCCACTAACCACTCTTCAAAATACGAAACATGACAGAACATAGTATCCAAGTAAGGTAGATGTCACTGATGTTCTTAAGTCTGGACAAAAGACAAATACCCATTCCTAAATTTCTCCTCAATTTAAAACTTCTTTTATGTGTGACAAAATGGTATTTGATAAATATCGACAAGATGTGGATATTTATTTTGAGGCTTTGCCAATAAAGGTGTAAGGTGCTGCATATTCAGAAAGTAGAAAGTGCTTGGCATTTATTTATGatgtttataataatttattcaggTTTATTACCTCCAAATTCTGCCATTGGGCTTTTTCCATGGCTCTGTGCCCAGTACCAGGCATGTCCTCCAATCAGAAGACCTCCTCCTTCTGCTACAAAGTTCTTGATCTCTTCCAAGTGGCTTTGGGGGTTCGATGGGGATACAAACACACTCAGGTCTTTCTTGAAGCCCGTCTTCTCCATTTCTAGGCCTGAGTTGGTAGCTATATTAATCCCATTTATCAGTGTTACTCCAACAACGCCCCTTCGGCCTTCATCAAGCCAGTGAAAGGCATTCTTCCAAAATGGAGCATTTGCCTGGGTGTAGGGtgttgaaagaaacaaaaaaagaaaaaaggttaaCCTAGATGTTCTGATAAACCTTACAAAGTTTTAACACAACTTTCTCATTAACTTTACCTCAGCACTCAGAACTGATTCATGTCCAGCAATGATGACCCGACCTTGGCCATAATAGGCTCCGGCCAAAAATGTCTGCCCACCATTTGCTACACCAATAGGAAATGCTAGTGGGCCATGGACCATAACCTCTGACGCTAGTGAACCATTTGGAATGGTGAGCTCTGAAACACCATGAAGTAAGAACTGCAAGTCGTCCTCAAAATCCTTCCCTACTCTGTATTTGAAAAGTGGAGTGTAAAGAAgagttattaaaaatgaaaaacagaattgGAACTATTTATGTCAGATTCAGAAAGGTGGCAGCAGTGAACCAGTTCATTACTAAATAAAGGGTTGATGACTCTGAATTTGGTCAAAAACAATCTTATAGCATATTAACATAAATGCAACTGCATAGCATTTTGTTCTACTTTTAAATTAAGTGATAAAAAAGTCATCAAATGGCTTAgttaaaacttaaatattttctaagcTCTTACGAAACAAAAATTACAGTcttaaactcaaaatgaaagcaaaaaaaatgttattcagaCCTTTtgggctaaaaataaaaataaaaaaataaataaattagaagaaaTAGAGTGCATACTCACACTACAGCCATGTAGGAGGATGGGATCTGTGGGTAGACTGGGAGGTTTTCCACCTCTGCTGGATTCTTAGAGAAGTAGATCCCTGCAACCCCAGACACCTTGTTTCCATCAAAGTGATGCAGTGTATTCTCCTTAGGGTGATCTGCAGCCCAGCTCCACGCCTGGCCGGCTATCATCACCCCTCCTCCAGCTTTCATAAAGGCCACCAAGTCTTTCGGGTCAGTACCAACGTTGTACGCATCCGTCACATACACACTGGTCTTAAGATTGCTATTAAAGCCCCCCACCACTTGTGCTTGGAAGGTGGACTTGCTGAGGTTGTCGCTGACCACCTTGACACTGTTCTGCACAAATACAGAAGGGTCATCTGATCCATCACCCCGAAGCCAGAGCAGGGCGTTCTCCACCAGAGCAGGAAAGGCAGTCAGGTAGCCTTCATGACCCAGAACAACAATCCTCCCAGCACCATACAGAGAGGCAGCCATCAAGACTTGACCGTTGCTGTTCATGGCTAAAGGAAAAGCATGGTCTCCGATCAACAGCAGGTCGCTGGGAACACAGGGGCCACGAAAGTCCAGTTCCTTCACTCCTTTCATGAGAGACAAGTAGGCTGCCTCATGGTTGATTTGGCTGGTTGGGTTAGACATGATGGGATCTAGTTATACTTGGTAGATCAGTGAGGAAAATTAAGGATAATCTCCAGCGATGCCTTCTGTTCAATTTGTCAACATCCAGTTTAACAGCTGCTCTTTGATGGATGAGTGCAGTTTGAGGCCTACAgtaagaaaaatgattaaagtacAAAACAATACTGATGGAACTTGTGACAACTGAgttaaaacacagacatgtaaacccacaaaaataaaaactataaagatGCATAATTGTAATGATATTTACATACCTGAAAGTTAAATGTATTCCCTCCTAAGTAGACGGGTGCTTCACCAAACACCAGCTGTCGGCACAGTAGCAAGAATGTAAATGAAAGCAGAGCAAAGAGTGatcatctgcagaaaaacaacaataagacAGGACAAATATAAAAGGAACCACCCAGGATAAGACTTCTAGTAAGACCTGTTTATCATGGAGGAGTAACTAATATTTGAGGCTGATGAAAAAGCTTGGATAAAGAAGATAAAGAAACACACCCTGTACATAAGCTTTGTGTCgttttcaaataaacataaacgCATTTGGAAGAGTTGTTTGAAGATActtaattcaataaaaacagttaagAAAAAAGTACGTAGCTAAGCCCGTTTACAAAATACAGTGTATTCTTCCAAAatacaatgtattttatatatttttttaaaaatcactgtaTTCTCTCTTGACGGTATTTTTAGTTGGGTAGGAGAATGTTTATGCTGTCAAACGCACACACAACACAAGgatctt harbors:
- the LOC114133205 gene encoding LOW QUALITY PROTEIN: TRPM8 channel-associated factor homolog (The sequence of the model RefSeq protein was modified relative to this genomic sequence to represent the inferred CDS: inserted 1 base in 1 codon), producing the protein MSNPTSQINHEAAYLSLMKGVKELDFRGPCVPSDLLLIGDHAFPLAMNSNGQVLMAASLYGAGRIVVLGHEGYLTAFPALVENALLWLRGDGSDDPSVFVQNSVKVVSDNLSKSTFQAQVVGGFNSNLKTSVYVTDAYNVGTDPKDLVAFMKAGGGVMIAGQAWSWAADHPKENTLHHFDGNKVSGVAGIYFSKNPAEVENLPVYPQIPSSYMAVVVGKDFEDDLQFLLHGVSELTIPNGSLASEVMVHGPLAFPIGVANGGQTFLAGAYYGQGRVIIAGHESVLSAEANAPFWKNAFHWLDEGRRGVVGVTLINGINIATNSGLEMEKTGFKKDLSVFVSPSNPQSHLEEIKNFVAEGGGLLIGGHAWYWAQSHGKSPMAEFGGNKILNQMGLSLLDSTIPAGSYKALDPSRAIKDTYHFRHLLHRFAKHVTVQEELSKDDEEFLKKLGSDCSTYLKMKAHDSCHYSQVVATLTDILKKSGMPQVNETCPVKNPKDHLLLNIGAEVYKVCPHPDDLLPYLIKDNPLLPVVHNYRVKIDVSTAGGEEWISTGLYLSPGMKTYVAIPADIVNKGWQIQIGCQTDRLNASELKRAPCVHVRFPVNSEMIQVSNLWGGLIYLVAPSNTQAQGLEAFVQIAVPAPYYKSGVTTQAEWSLLSTAPSPWAELEFDNIILTVPSDVVRCLDRPDKLADLWNDITKAIADLAAKSHKFPRKERFVADVQISHGFMHAGYPIMAHRCSATGLVDVNHVKTNGIWGAIHELGHNQQRGCWEFPPHTTECTCNLWSVYVHEVVFGINRDKAHEAMTLENRNKRTKDYIQGGMQLSSWSMWVALETYMQLQEKFGWDAFKKVFAAYHNMNNFPNDNKGKMNLYAETFSQTVSMNLTGFFQAWGWPIDQATEQKLSXPAWTDHPMV